The following are encoded together in the Plasmodium vinckei vinckei genome assembly, chromosome: PVVCY_12 genome:
- a CDS encoding CPW-WPC family protein, which translates to MCDAVLLCRVSDGLTLVETNSETKNMSHKFELKKLCKKLETFPKLSTIASNQFNYHFLIDNGIAYIAIFPLSYPKKLAFLFLNDICKQFNEELMIQYGTHSIDYRSIIETIEKPYSFIKFDRKIAKIKQEYKDPRSNVAIKKLNESLNEVSSIMRRNIDDILLRGENLEDVGRKAFNLKYESEKFKKASRILSLRYTMLRNNFKNGNSLSCKLMFHKTIFFWGGDLTIENENRTKEKKIAKYNYGNLKKKINIEDNEKNSAFAVPESKDKEENNIIDEEYPNKEYKKCINMVEKQFNDKELGENQAIKDDLNKLCLTKKMEDEENNKKKILQKNEKDTEEMSKHSKLTDIEQNMKEIISQLGLSNKIEISYTVLNELLSELKTCSRNYRKKCPLNWKISESNNEYCYAPDSYIGPCEKYISNDIDIGEKKQIEKKCLLFWECEKNCIQDFENSICPLDWILSDDEYCISPDNYKGSCLNKIKFIDMPNKEKSIYSNLCDIKWPCKEKCEHDYFDLCPDGWIETNDGYCLATNYNGTCQRKMNFKNLDKAMKQIYEQKCQFNYPCINSCEKNYDDLCPKSWIIFNENECAPSKYYNGNCKENYIFKNKNIEEKKNFEKLCNVSYPCLKKCQRDYSYNCPMGWKETLSFCLAPTYYKYDCNKMIKKNMNENEKKEISKNCNVFWPCSNYEIILKKLIYNNISNDDYLSIVNGPVDNTTGAIIDV; encoded by the exons ATGTGTGATGCAGTGCTACTTTGTAGAGTTAGTGATGGACTGACTTTAGTGGAAACAAACAGTGagacaaaaaatatgtctCATAAATtcgaattaaaaaagttatgCAAAAAATTAGAAACATTTCCTAAATTATCAACTATAGCATCAAATCAATTTAATTATCa ttttttaATCGACAATGGAATAGCATATATAGCAATTTTTCCTTTATCCTACCCCAAAAAACTagcctttttatttttgaatgATATTTGTAAACAATTTAATGAAg aattGATGATACAATATGGAACACATTCAATAGATTATAGATCAATAATTGAAACTATTGAAAAACcatattcttttataaaattcg ATAGAAAAAttgcaaaaataaaacaagaATATAAAGATCCTCGATCTAATGTcgcaataaaaaaattaaatgaaagtTTAAATGAAGTCAGTAGCATCATGAGAAGAAATATAGACGACATACTTTTGAGAGGGGAAAATTTAGAAg atGTTGGAAGGAAAGCCTTCAATTTAAAATACGAATCCGAAAAG tttAAAAAAGCCTCAAGGATTTTAAGCTTAAGATATACTAT GTTAagaaacaattttaaaaatggtaaTTCCTTATCCTGTAAACTAATGTTTCATAagacaatatttttttggggAG GAGATTTAACaattgaaaatgaaaatagaacaaaagaaaaaaaaatagcgaaatataattatgggaatttaaaaaaaaaaattaatatagaggataatgaaaaaaacagCGCCTTTGCTGTGCCTGAAAGTAAAgataaagaagaaaataatataatcgATGAAGAATATccaaataaagaatataaaaaatgtataaatatggttgaaaaacaatttaatgATAAAGAACTTGGTGAAAATCAAGCAATAAAAGACGATCTAAACAAATTGTGCTtaacgaaaaaaatggaagatgaagaaaataataaaaaaaaaatattacaaaaaaatgaaaaagacaCCGAAGAAATGAGTAAACATAGCAAGTTAACAGATATAGAGCAAAATATGAAAGAAATTATATCACAACTTGGCTTATCGAACAAAATTGAAATTTCGTATACAGTcttaaatgaattattatctGAATTAAAAACATGCTCAAGaaattatagaaaaaaatgtccATTAAATTGGAAAATAAGTGAAagtaataatgaatattgtTATGCACCTGATTCATACATTGGGCCatgtgaaaaatatataagtaaTGATATTGATATaggtgaaaaaaaacagatagaaaaaaaatgtttactATTTTGGGAATgcgaaaaaaattgtattcaAGATTTTGAAAATTCAATATGTCCATTAGATTGGATATTATCAGATGATGAATATTGTATATCACCAGATAACTATAAAGGAAGTTGtctaaataaaataaaatttatagatatgccaaataaagaaaagtcgatatattcaaatttatGTGATATAAAATGGCCATGTAAAGAAAAATGCGAGCatgattattttgatttatgTCCAGACGGATGGATTGAAACAAATGATGGTTATTGTTTAGCGACAAATTATAATGGAACTTGTCAAAGAAAAATGaactttaaaaatttagataaagcaatgaaacaaatatatgaacaaaaaTGCCAATTTAATTATCCATGTATTAATTcatgtgaaaaaaattatgatgatTTATGTCCAAAATCATggataatttttaatgaaaatgaatgTGCACCATCGAAATATTACAATGGAAATtgtaaagaaaattatatatttaaaaataaaaatatagaagaaaaaaaaaatttcgaaaaattatgtaatgTATCTTATccatgtttaaaaaaatgccaACGAGATTACTCATATAATTGCCCAATGGGATGGAAAGAAACTCTAAGCTTTTGTCTAGCTCCCacttattataaatatgattgtaataaaatgataaaaaaaaatatgaatgaaaacgaaaaaaaggaaattagtaaaaattgtaatgtCTTTTGGCCATGTTCAAACtatgaaattattttaaaaaagttaatttacaataatatttcaaatgaTGATTATCTATCTATTGTTAATGGCCCTGTTGATAATACAACAGGAGCGATAATCGATGTgtaa